AGAGCATCATAAACTATTTGCTGACAGTTGCCTCCGAGAAAGATCGAGGCACTGTACACTCTAACAAGAGACCATGGCTCACCTTTCATCTAGATCAAGTTCCTCTTGCCATGGTTTCTACCCTTCTTAAGGTAAACCCAACACCTGAGTCCCTGCTACAGGTGGTAGCAGTTACTGGTCTCAAACTGTGAATCTGCGCTTGAATAATAAGGATACTAATCCCAGGCACACTTTCTCCCTTCCTCATTAATCATCATTTGTAATTTCTCGGAGCTCATATGTTACTATGGGCTACTACTGTTATTATAAAGGATGAGTCACTTGGGCAATTATAAGAGTCCCAACTGCCATAAACAAAACTGAGACTCATGGGGAGAcattacataaaaacatgattgtgtcacattatgacaaaataaagaAGTAGAATCTGCACAGCAGATAAACACTCCCACAAACCCAGACAGTTGCTGTTTGAAGGTTTTATGGTGATAAAACATCACCCACATCAGAAAATGTGTATGGTAGTATTATCTTGAGTGTCTCTGTTGTGTATATAGCCTTTTTATGTAGTTTCTTGTGATGGTTTTACCCTGAGAGGCAGCGTGTTTTATCTCTGGGGCTGGAGAGCAGCGGGTCTGCGGGCAGATACTGAACTATGCCTGCATAGCTTCTGTTGCTCAGGTACACCATCGTGCCTAGGCAAAGGAGAGCACTCGGGTTAGCTGAAAATGCACAGAGCTTGGTGTAtatacaacattttaaaaaagaacaaactcaGGGGAATGTGAtttgtgacaaaaaaagaaaggcatGCATCAGACGAAGCTCTCTCATCTCTAACGTAGATGAGATATATCTCTGTCAGTGATAGTTTCAGGATGACTTTCTATGTCAAGAGCTAAGAATAAATACAGATTATCTAACAGCATCTAACGTAATATTTTCTGAATGAATCATCAGTCCACACCTGAATAGTCATATCTGAGAGGTCCCATCCAGCGGTGCTTTTCACTCTCTGCCAGTACGTCCCCGTAGAAGCCATAGCCCACCAGAGACACAGAGTAGCGCACCAGAGTAGAGGCATGATGAACTGAACACACATCCAAAGGCTGAGAGTCTCCTGcaaggcattgtgggaaatgaGCAGCTCAAAGCTGACAAAATCGTTCATCATATGTTGATTtctaaaatgaacaaatgctGATTAAAAGAATGTTCTATTTTAACGGAAATACTTCCTCACCAATGACAATGTGCAAAGCTGAAGTGACAGGGTCGATCACTCCCACTGTGGCATAGCACACACAGTCTGTAGATCCTGCAGTAGATATAACACAACAGGATGTGTGCATCACAGCTCCAAAATCTACCTCCAGCCGCTTTGTGAATTCTTAATAACAGTGTCATTACCTGCAGGAATGATGCCAATATGAAGCGGGCAAGGCTGCAAAGTGACAGCGGGATCGTGCTCACAAAGGCCTGCCTCTTGTTGAGTCCGCCCGATCAAACCGTGAAGCACTTCACTGAACATGCCATCCccgcccacacacaccacactattataaacaaacacacaagagttTCTGTTGTGAAAGCACCTCCCAGCGGGGTTAGCTCTTATAATGCTGTCGTGCCACGGTGTTTGCACTGGCTCTTACCCGTCAAAGCCCGTCAGGTCTTTCTTCAGGAGGTGGTCTCTGGCCTGGTTTGCCCGCTCAGTCACTAAACAATACATGATTACATTCACACTGCAAATCCAGttcaatcattttaaatgaagtaGGTCAGTGAATTGCCACCTGTCAGACATAAATAAGCCTTCAACCGGAGGAGCATCGAGCACCTGCACCATCAGTCTTTGCATCAGTAACTAATTCatcttttcttaaaaaagaaatgttgcacAGTTTTCGTAGATTTTTACCTATCACATGAGAGCTGATACCAGCCAGCTCAAACAGAGGGGCAACCAGAGAATGGTAGAtctttcttcccttcttcttccctccaaAGGGGTTGATAAACACCAACAGTCTGTGTGGGCGCAATGGACctgaaatatacatttaaaacattacGTGCTCTGACGTGCAGCAGAAGGAGGATCTGAAAACAATGAATCATTAACAGTCGTATCGTGACACATTCAGAGGACATTTGAGCTGTAATGTCAGATTAGTGTCTTGTCTCATTTTCCACCCTTACTGTGCGTTTTTAGAGCAGTCCTTAGATGTTTCGTCCACTGGTCTCTGAGGACCCGACTGGGGCAGCTGAACTGGGTCCGGCCCAGTCTCCATAGCAACCCAGAAGATCCCCCACTGCTGCTGCGCTTCACATAGAAAACTAAGGGTGGATGGTACAGTAGATAGAGAAAAGAAACCACACTGTAAAACCACACATTTGACTAATATGCACTTTTATGTAAATTATTAACGTTTTCATCTCAGCGTGAACAGCGAACGATGTGCGGTGCTTCAGGCTGTGCTGTTATTTACTTTAGCATTGACTGTGGCCTTGGGTTTGTGATACCTGAGAGTCTTCCACGAGAACCCACCTGTgaagtctttgtctttatccTCAACCGATTTCTGGGGCAGGATCTCCACCCGGCCCTCCTCCACTCCAACCACCTCCGCCACAGGTACTGAGACTTTAATCACAccgacaaacacacagtgaaaacctCAGTGGACATGCTTCTATGCATACAGATGATAGAATATTTGAACCGCTGGGAGGTCTTCCTTACAGCAGATATTTTTCACTTATGATAGCATTTAAAGTGCAGGTGTAACTTAAGACATGAGTAATGGCCGTACCCTTATTAGCGGTGTAGGAGCCATAGGTTCTAATTTGACATGCCACAGTTAGAAATTTCAATAATGAAGTTGTGGCCAAATTCActttagctgcttcagtctcAGGGTCCGGGTCCTGTCACACTATCATGGCTCCCTGGGACGTTTGAACAGAACAGAGCTTGTTGGTGTAATAAGTAACATCGGTGGTTTTCCTTGTATGACTGGTGTGAAAAAGgccctttgtgtgtgttggctcCTCGGCGCACCTAAAGGGAGTGGGACCATCCCCATTATTATTAGTTACACATGTCTAACTTAAGTCATGTCTGCCTTAGGAAAGCTCTGGTTATGAAAATAACGTTTTGGAGCCAAGATTTTTTTACAGTTACTGGACTGTGTAAGAGTGATTTGGATGATACATAATATGATTGTGTAAAGTGTGTAAAACATCTTTGTGACTTCTTTGGGTCTGTGTTTTAGTGTTATTGATTTTCAACATAGTCAAAGTCCTGTTCTGTATATTGTGTTAAAATCTCTCAGCAGTATGTTGTTTTGACAGggtgaaacaaaacacataatgtTTCTCTGCGCAGAAAGGACAGATTCCAGGGAACACTTCCGTTTTTACATCAACACCTCTTTCCCCTTTGCGTCTGTATCAGCAACACACGTACACGTTGGAGACAATTGGTTTCTTAAGTTTGAAAGTGATGTGAAAACCCCTATATTAAAGGCCTgagccttgtgtgtgtgtgtgtgtgtgtgtgtgtgtgtgtgtgcatgcgtgtgtccTCTCCAGCCTTTGTTTTCAGTAAACTGTCTCAGCAGCTTGCCTTTCATGATGGTGCTGTTCAACTTGTTCTTCACGTTTTCTGCACGCAGCTATGAGCTTAATTAAAGCGCTCCCTCCCTGTAACAGTCAGGAATAATAGGAGCGTGATAAAGACTGTTGTGTTTCGGATGTTTCTAGGCCCCTTCCATCTAATGAAAACGCTCTTGTCTGTCATCAGTTCCGTGCAGATAGGAAACAAGTTGTGGCTTTTAACAAAGTGTTGCGCACCAACAACACGTTTAATGGGCGCATTTATTATTGCTATACACGCACGTAACTTCACTTAAGCGCAGGAAAACAATAGGAAGTAATAACACTGCggatgtttttgtgttgctcTCATTTACGCTGTGTCAATAGGTATTAGAGATGGACTGATGTTATGTAGAGAACGGAGCCACCTACTTGTTTTCTTATCGCGATTCTTCTTATCTACCTCGGTCCAGTTGAAATACCAGCCTGTCAGCACTGCCCGGTGTCTCTTACTCCCGACCCACAGACTTGACTCCAGCCTCAGGTCTGTCTCCATCTGGGAGAGAAAGCCGCTCTCAGTCGCAACGTCGCTCTTTTTCCCGCTTCTCAGAAAActtttaaagtcacatttttttattacaccGTAACTTTTACATCCCTGAGAAACACAGCAGCGGGTTGCCAGTCTGACCTCGCCATTTAACAGCCCGGCGGTGTCTTTCTCTGACACGGGAGAGTCTGCATCTTCCTCTCAGTGAAGCTGAAGAGCTTTTTATTCGCCACATGGGAGTTATTCTCAACATGTTTCCACCGCAGTCCCTCCCTGGTGACACCTGCTCGATTTGCATGTTGCAATGCTGGTTGGATACCAGTGGTTTAGCTGAAGTATAGCACGCCAGTATCGAGTGCCTGTGGTGACTGTAAGAGAATGGAAATCACAttgaataataaacaataatatatatatatatatatatatatgtgtgtgtgtgtgtaggcatgGTGTGATGAATAGGATAAAGTGACAGGTGATATCTCTAAGCAAACTTAGCTGTGAAAACCATACAGGTACAGAGAAAGTAGATTTAAAAGTTGAGAATTactaatattattttattttttttaaatgtggtcctttttctctcatctttctcatttttattccttgtcCTTGAACTTAACCTACATTTTCCCAagatttgtactttttttattcatcatttcagtGGAGTTTGCTTCACATACTGATAACAACGGT
The genomic region above belongs to Seriola aureovittata isolate HTS-2021-v1 ecotype China chromosome 9, ASM2101889v1, whole genome shotgun sequence and contains:
- the zgc:158263 gene encoding ceramide kinase family protein — encoded protein: METDLRLESSLWVGSKRHRAVLTGWYFNWTEVDKKNRDKKTISVPVAEVVGVEEGRVEILPQKSVEDKDKDFTVFYVKRSSSGGSSGLLWRLGRTQFSCPSRVLRDQWTKHLRTALKTHSPLRPHRLLVFINPFGGKKKGRKIYHSLVAPLFELAGISSHVIVTERANQARDHLLKKDLTGFDGVVCVGGDGMFSEVLHGLIGRTQQEAGLCEHDPAVTLQPCPLHIGIIPAGSTDCVCYATVGVIDPVTSALHIVIGDSQPLDVCSVHHASTLVRYSVSLVGYGFYGDVLAESEKHRWMGPLRYDYSGTMVYLSNRSYAGIVQYLPADPLLSSPRDKTRCLSGCSVCSRSTERLFPHAADSGSLYSSHLSQFSSDSEGEWVSVEGRFRCVSLTCMSSSCPRSPLGLSPSAHLADGTGDLILVWDTHPLGFLKFLYRHTSTQDQFDLPFVEVHRVKAVRFSVPSGKEEEAYEEIVGQSGGIEEEERGDVETVSRSGSQQHLAERGTGRQMTNEQKTANPFLCGLCCSKSPSVSVWNCDGEILPFTEILCRIHGQLVRLYARGIEDGTAAQHCSEERDKCERRCILHK